Proteins found in one Sorghum bicolor cultivar BTx623 chromosome 1, Sorghum_bicolor_NCBIv3, whole genome shotgun sequence genomic segment:
- the LOC8065169 gene encoding probable serine protease EDA2 has translation MMGSRARIVSLLLLAFLFARAAEPIAAAAAPAGSRHLTQDERWMNQRLDHFSPTDHRQFKQRYFEFLDYHRAPSGPVFLRICGESACDGIPNDYLAVLAKKFGAAVVTPEHRYYGKSSPFKQLTTENLRFLSSKQALFDLAVFRQYYQESLNARYNRSSGFDNPWFVIGISYAGALSAWFRLKFPHLTCGSLASSGVVLAVYNYTDFDKQVGESAGPQCKAILQEITELVDEQLRLDSHSVKTLFGAQTLKNDGDFLFFLADAAAITFQYGNPDALCPQLIKAKKNRKNLVEAYAQFVKGFYIKEMETPPSSYDREYLKETTPEDSSTRLWWFQVCSEVAYFQVAPKNDSVRSARVNTKYHLDLCRYVFGEGVYPDVFMTNLYYGGTGIAASKIVFTNGSQDPWRHASKQKSSKDMPSYLMKCRNCGHGTDLRGCPQWPFRTEGDSSNCSSPVAVSTVRQRIAKHIDLWLKQCNKPSVGAL, from the exons ATGATGGGGTCTCGCGCTCGCATCgtctccctcctcctcctcgccttcctcttcgcgcgcgccgccgagccgatcgcggccgccgccgcgcccgccGGCAGCAGGCACCTTACGCAGGACGAGCGGTGGATGAACCAGCGCCTCGACCACTTCTCCCCCACT GACCACCGGCAATTCAAGCAGCGCTACTTCGAGTTCCTCGACTACCACCGCGCCCCCAGCGGCCCGGTCTTCCTGCGCATCTGCGGCGAGTCCGCCTGCGACGGCATCCCCAACGACTACCTGGCC GTGCTCGCCAAGAAGTTCGGCGCCGCGGTGGTGACGCCGGAACACCGGTACTACGGGAAGAGCTCTCCCTTCAAGCAGCTCACCACCGAGAACCTGAGGTTCCTGTCGTCGAAGCAGGCCCTGTTCGACTTGGCCGTCTTCCGGCAGTACTATCAG GAATCTTTGAATGCCCGGTACAATCGATCATCAGGGTTCGACAATCCCTGGTTCGTCATCGGGATCTCCTATGCTGGCGCTCTCAGCGCCTGGTTCAGGCTCAAGTTCCCCCATTTGACATGTGGGAGCCTCGCGAGCTCAGGGGTGGTTCTTGCAGTGTACAACTACACCGATTTTGACAAGCAG GTTGGAGAGTCAGCTGGCCCTCAGTGCAAAGCTATCCTTCAGGAAATAACTGAACTTGTTGATGAACAGCTCCGGTTGGACAGTCACTCGGTGAAGACTCTGTTTGGAGCACAGACG TTGAAAAATGATGGTGACTTCCTCTTCTTCCTGGCAGATGCCGCAGCTATAACA TTCCAATATGGGAATCCAGATGCCTTGTGCCCTCAGCTAATAAAGGCAAAGAAGAACAGGAAAAACTTGGTG GAAGCATATGCGCAGTTTGTGAAAGGTTTTTACATTAAAGAAATGGAGACACCACCATCTTCGTATGATCGAGAATATTTGAAGGAAACAACTCCAGAGGATTCTA GTACTAGACTCTGGTGGTTCCAAGTTTGCAGTGAGGTCGCCTACTTTCAAGTGGCGCCCAAAAATGATAGCGTTCGTTCTGCAAGGGTCAATACGAA GTACCATTTGGACCTATGCAGATATGTTTTTGGGGAAGGCGTTTATCCGGATGTGTTCATGACGAACTTGTATTATGGAGGCACAGGAATTGCTG cttctaaaattgtgtttACAAATGGCTCCCAAGATCCGTGGCGTCATGCCTCCAAGCAGAAATCATCGAAAGACA TGCCATCGTACCTAATGAAATGCAGAAATTGCGGACATGGAACTGATTTGAGGGGATGTCCGCAATGGCCTTTCAGGACTGAag GGGACTCTTCAAACTGCTCATCTCCAGTAGCAGTCAGTACAGTAAGGCAGAGGATCGCCAAGCACATTGACCTGTGGCTGAAGCAATGCAATAAGCCATCAGTAGG GGCCTTGTAA
- the LOC8065170 gene encoding probable serine protease EDA2, with the protein MGSASASVATATAHLVAATALLLMLARGGESVSFWLPPPTAGGGGGFLGGADRYLTREEHWMNQTLDHFNPTDHRQFKQRYYEFLDYYRAPNGPIFLYICGESSCSGIGNNYLAVMAKKFGAALVSPEHRYYGKSSPFNSLTTENLQFLSSKQALFDLAVFRQYYQETLNAKYNRSGADSSWFVFGGSYAGALSAWFRLKFPHLTCGSLASSGVVLAVYNFTDFDKQIGISAGPECKAALQEITGLVDGQLQSGRNSVKELFGAPKLENDGDFLYLLADAAAIAFQYGNPDVLCSPLAEAKKNGTDLVETFASYVKDYYIGKFGASVASYDQEYLKNTTPAESSYRLWWYQVCSEVAYFQVAPKNDSVRSPKIDTRYHLDLCRNVFGEGVYPDVFMTNLYYGGTGIAGSKIVFANGSQDPWRHASKQKSSDELPSYLIECENCGHCSDLSGCPQAPSNIEGDSSKCSPPESLNKVRKEIVDHIDLWLSECQEQGHDKEPSLGSRWAISTI; encoded by the exons ATGGGGTCCGCCTCCGCCAGcgtcgccaccgccaccgcgcaCCTCGTCGCCGCCACCGCGCTCCTCCTCATGCTCGCGCGAGGCGGCGAGTCCGTCAGTTTCTGGCTCCCGCCGCCGaccgccggaggaggagggggcttCCTCGGCGGCGCGGACCGATACCTAACTCGGGAGGAGCACTGGATGAACCAGACCCTCGATCACTTCAACCCGACG GACCATCGGCAATTCAAACAGCGTTACTATGAATTTCTTGACTACTACCGAGCTCCAAATGGCCCGATCTTCCTCTACATCTGTGGAGAATCCTCATGCAGTGGGATTGGCAATAACTACTTAGCT GTGATGGCGAAGAAATTTGGTGCTGCATTGGTTTCTCCTGAGCATCGATACTATGGAAAGAGTTCTCCTTTTAACAGTTTAACAACAGAAAATCTACAGTTCTTGTCATCAAAGCAGGCTTTATTTGATCTTGCCGTTTTCCGCCAATATTATCAG GAAACCTTAAATGCTAAGTATAATCGCTCTGGGGCAGACAGTTCTTGGTTTGTTTTTGGAGGATCATATGCTGGAGCactcagtgcttggttcaggtTGAAGTTTCCTCACTTGACATGTGGAAGCCTAGCAAGTTCAGGAGTTGTTCTTGCTGTATACAACTTTACTGATTTTGACAAACAG ATTGGGATCTCTGCTGGTCCTGAGTGCAAGGCAGCACTTCAAGAAATAACAGGACTTGTTGATGGACAGCTTCAGTCTGGCCGTAATTCAGTTAAGGAGCTGTTTGGAGCACCAAAG TTAGAAAATGATGGTGACTTCCTCTACTTACTGGCGGATGCTGCTGCTATTGCG TTCCAATATGGTAATCCTGATGTCTTATGCTCCCCACTAGCTGAAGCAAAGAAGAATGGGACAGACTTGGTG GAAACATTTGCTAGTTACGTCAAAGATTATTACATTGGAAAATTTGGCGCATCAGTAGCATCATATGATCAAGAATATTTGAAGAACACAACTCCTGCTGAATCCT CATATAGGCTATGGTGGTACCAAGTTTGCAGTGAGGTTGCATATTTCCAGGTGGCACCAAAAAATGATAGTGTTCGCTCCCCAAAGATTGACACAAG GTACCATTTGGACTTgtgcagaaatgtttttggtgaAGGAGTCTACCCTGATGTCTTCATGACAAACTTATACTATGGAGGCACAGGAATTGCAG GTTCTAAAATTGTTTTTGCAAATGGATCTCAAGACCCATGGCGACATGCTTCTAAGCAGAAATCCTCAGACGAAT TGCCATCATACTTAATTGAATGCGAAAACTGCGGACATTGCAGTGATCTCTCTGGATGCCCTCAAGCTCCTTCAAACATTGAAG GCGATTCATCCAAGTGCTCACCTCCTGAATCTCTGAACAAAGTAAGGAAGGAGATTGTCGATCACATCGACCTGTGGTTATCAGAATGCCAAGAGCAAG GACATGACAAGGAGCCATCACTGGGAAGCAGATGGGCCATATCTACTATTTGA